The proteins below come from a single Cytobacillus luteolus genomic window:
- the comGA gene encoding competence type IV pilus ATPase ComGA — protein sequence MNPIEQLGDRILQDAYINRVSDIHFVPRRNDAIIQFRLDHELVTKEIIEKQKFDRLISHFKFLAEMDIGERRRPQNGALSTVIHDTLISLRLSTLPTAYEESLVIRLLPQDTTYPLSQLSLFPNTTKKLISLLKHSHGLILFTGPTGSGKTTTLYSLLGATKKLFNRNIITLEDPIERKNEDVLQVQVNEKAGITYATGLKAILRHDPDIIMVGEIRDAETAQIAVRAALTGHLVLSTMHTRDTKGAIYRLLEFDVSLQEIEQTLIAIAAQRLVTIKCPFCEGQCSSYCKKMRKTRRASVYELLSGRALEEVMKEAKGEKGSGNYLKLRDVIKKGIALGYLDNSEMERWVIKNEQE from the coding sequence TTGAATCCAATTGAACAATTGGGGGACAGGATTTTACAGGATGCCTATATTAATCGTGTATCGGATATCCATTTTGTTCCTCGAAGAAATGATGCAATTATCCAGTTTAGGCTAGACCACGAACTAGTTACAAAGGAAATTATCGAAAAACAAAAATTTGATCGCTTAATCTCACATTTTAAGTTCCTCGCAGAAATGGATATTGGAGAAAGACGCCGTCCGCAAAATGGAGCGCTCTCTACAGTCATACATGACACCTTAATCAGTTTACGTCTATCAACATTACCTACCGCTTATGAAGAAAGTTTAGTTATCCGATTACTTCCACAGGACACAACCTACCCATTGTCTCAGCTTTCACTATTTCCAAACACGACGAAAAAATTAATCTCACTTTTAAAACATTCACATGGCTTAATTTTGTTTACTGGTCCTACTGGCTCTGGTAAAACCACTACTCTTTACTCCTTGTTAGGAGCTACAAAAAAACTATTCAACCGGAATATCATTACCCTAGAAGATCCAATTGAGCGTAAGAATGAGGATGTTCTTCAAGTACAAGTAAACGAAAAAGCAGGAATCACCTATGCAACTGGCCTTAAAGCCATATTAAGGCATGACCCTGATATCATCATGGTCGGAGAGATTCGTGATGCTGAAACGGCTCAAATTGCTGTTCGTGCGGCACTTACAGGTCATTTAGTACTTTCTACTATGCATACGAGAGATACAAAAGGTGCGATTTATCGTCTACTCGAATTTGATGTATCCCTTCAAGAAATCGAGCAAACATTAATTGCAATTGCAGCTCAAAGGCTTGTAACTATTAAATGCCCATTTTGTGAGGGACAATGCTCATCCTATTGTAAAAAAATGAGGAAAACTAGGCGAGCTAGTGTTTATGAACTACTAAGTGGACGAGCTCTAGAAGAGGTAATGAAAGAGGCTAAGGGTGAGAAAGGTAGTGGGAACTACCTAAAACTGCGTGATGTGATCAAGAAGGGGATAGCACTAGGGTACTTGGATAATAGTGAGATGGAACGATGGGTTATTAAAAATGAACAGGAATAA
- a CDS encoding methyl-accepting chemotaxis protein has protein sequence MKKYIQNFKKTILSKRLKPNFVTPFSKFKFSRLSLRSRLSFLFVILLITSLTTVGVSSYFQAKNATIQTIESRLEREAEMMGYVAKNLKFLYVSDDTYFKQQLEVSVRDQQKQLEKDGIVSSIYTISNKIVTPFKSSKDSSLSFSNTFVNKVTESDKAVFQEKLNGEDYTISVLKMDEVNGHYLLVVPTKSYLGSVTNMAITTIITVVISIIISSIILTLFVKSLTKPLMRLTSIMREVRDGNLVELSDSLQTKIPEIRSLDKSFHTMLTQMRMIIKEINETTNQLETTGGNLSCTSEDALEYSRQLIKAIIVVKEGAEQTAISSESNVASYHAMKENVDKLLHNMNTVFESSEDMNQSAIRGEQNNSVLIEKTISFEKDFEHMTSTVKHVQHHSTAISNLVGLIKNIAEQTKLLSLNASIEAARAGEAGKGFAVVAQEVGKLAEESSKASKEISSSISEMEKVTFVATEEFDQMLHKIKMNLSSAHDSKESFDHLMNVISSLTIKLEDMKTELYELKEGIPQLEEATIRFASVSQETLASTEEMLATSENQIVQMESTHEAGLKLSQLSKSLSQLSKRFKL, from the coding sequence ATGAAAAAGTATATCCAAAATTTTAAGAAAACCATACTAAGCAAGAGATTGAAACCAAACTTTGTAACTCCCTTTAGTAAATTTAAGTTTAGTAGACTTAGTCTACGAAGTAGATTGTCATTTCTTTTTGTTATATTACTTATAACATCGCTGACTACAGTAGGGGTAAGCTCTTATTTTCAAGCAAAAAATGCAACGATACAAACAATCGAAAGTAGGTTAGAAAGAGAAGCCGAAATGATGGGGTATGTTGCTAAAAATCTAAAATTTCTATATGTAAGTGATGATACATATTTTAAACAACAACTTGAGGTTAGTGTTCGCGATCAACAAAAACAACTAGAGAAAGATGGAATTGTTTCAAGTATCTATACTATTTCAAATAAGATTGTAACACCTTTTAAGAGTAGTAAGGACTCTTCACTGTCTTTCTCTAATACGTTTGTAAATAAAGTAACCGAATCTGATAAAGCTGTCTTTCAAGAAAAACTAAATGGTGAAGATTACACCATTTCAGTTTTAAAGATGGATGAGGTTAATGGACATTATCTTTTAGTCGTTCCAACTAAATCATACTTAGGATCCGTAACAAACATGGCCATCACTACAATTATAACTGTAGTAATAAGTATTATTATTTCTTCTATAATTCTTACTTTATTTGTTAAAAGCTTAACCAAACCTCTGATGAGATTGACATCTATTATGAGAGAAGTACGTGACGGTAATTTAGTGGAGTTATCTGATTCTTTACAAACAAAGATACCAGAGATTCGTTCTCTAGATAAAAGCTTTCATACCATGCTTACTCAAATGCGCATGATTATTAAAGAAATTAATGAAACAACAAATCAATTGGAAACAACGGGTGGAAATCTTAGTTGTACATCAGAAGATGCATTAGAATATAGCCGTCAATTAATAAAGGCCATTATTGTAGTAAAAGAAGGCGCAGAACAGACTGCAATTAGCTCTGAAAGTAATGTAGCGAGTTATCATGCCATGAAAGAGAATGTAGATAAATTATTACATAATATGAATACAGTCTTTGAAAGTTCAGAAGACATGAATCAATCAGCTATTCGTGGAGAGCAAAATAATTCTGTATTAATCGAAAAAACCATATCTTTTGAGAAAGATTTTGAACATATGACTTCTACGGTAAAGCATGTTCAGCACCATTCAACTGCTATCTCGAATTTAGTAGGGTTAATAAAAAACATTGCCGAGCAAACAAAGTTGTTGTCACTGAATGCTTCTATCGAGGCTGCTAGGGCAGGTGAAGCTGGCAAGGGATTCGCTGTAGTTGCGCAGGAAGTAGGTAAACTAGCAGAAGAATCATCAAAAGCTAGTAAAGAAATTTCTAGTTCAATTTCGGAAATGGAAAAAGTAACCTTTGTTGCTACCGAAGAGTTTGACCAAATGCTACATAAGATAAAAATGAACCTTTCAAGTGCACATGATTCCAAAGAGTCCTTTGACCATCTTATGAACGTAATTTCTAGTTTAACAATTAAGTTAGAAGATATGAAAACTGAATTATATGAGCTAAAAGAAGGAATCCCTCAACTTGAAGAAGCAACAATCCGCTTTGCCTCGGTTTCTCAGGAAACATTAGCAAGCACCGAGGAAATGTTAGCGACAAGTGAAAATCAAATAGTACAAATGGAAAGCACACATGAGGCAGGATTGAAGTTAAGTCAACTATCCAAATCTCTATCACAACTTTCTAAGAGGTTTAAATTATAA
- a CDS encoding DUF421 domain-containing protein: MDFSWVWKAVLIIVAGTFLLRFAGRKSISQMTLAQTVIMIGIGSLLVQPVAGRNIWVTIGVGAVLILTLIAMEYGQIKSDKLENFITGKSKMVIENGEVNVKNLKKMRLTVDQLEMKLRQGNVARINDIKWATLEPNGQIGFLLKDQLQPATKQDVEQIQKDIQELKMLFNQRLPKVKLITKFNEPAVEPTPPASQKQENDQPDIFSEVNYKSHETPPPKYLQ; encoded by the coding sequence ATGGATTTTAGTTGGGTATGGAAGGCAGTACTGATAATAGTAGCGGGTACTTTTTTACTAAGATTTGCAGGAAGAAAGTCAATTTCTCAAATGACGTTAGCACAAACAGTCATCATGATCGGTATTGGATCATTACTTGTACAACCAGTTGCCGGCCGAAATATTTGGGTAACAATTGGTGTAGGTGCTGTTTTAATACTAACTTTAATTGCAATGGAATATGGCCAAATTAAATCGGATAAACTAGAAAACTTTATCACAGGTAAGTCTAAGATGGTAATTGAAAATGGAGAAGTTAATGTAAAGAACTTAAAAAAGATGAGATTGACAGTTGACCAGCTTGAAATGAAGCTCCGACAAGGGAATGTGGCAAGGATTAATGACATAAAGTGGGCTACACTAGAACCAAATGGGCAAATTGGATTTCTACTAAAAGATCAATTACAACCTGCCACAAAGCAGGATGTGGAACAAATACAAAAGGATATTCAGGAATTAAAAATGCTGTTTAATCAGCGTTTACCTAAAGTGAAATTAATTACTAAGTTTAATGAGCCAGCTGTTGAACCTACACCACCCGCATCACAAAAGCAAGAAAATGATCAGCCTGATATTTTTTCAGAAGTAAACTATAAGTCACATGAAACACCACCTCCGAAGTACCTACAATAA
- a CDS encoding helix-turn-helix transcriptional regulator, giving the protein MEQTLKITNVLSDPTRYYIYHFVIKRHGEVTVQEIADEFNIHPNVARLHLTKLEDVNMLISETKKTGKGGRPSRLYRLSDDVIQLHFPARDYKLLAKIAIRSMMSLGEAGKDALYETGRVFGQELVSGHLSANSGSPLDLSFEQKLEILKDASDTAGFYPEFHHNLDKTKIFFKIYNCPFKEVAKTNHETICRMHFAFINGMFSVLFNDVELIEEENMMLNCESCSYQALISN; this is encoded by the coding sequence ATGGAACAAACATTAAAGATTACAAACGTACTGTCTGATCCAACACGTTATTATATTTATCATTTTGTAATTAAAAGACATGGGGAAGTAACCGTTCAAGAGATTGCTGATGAATTCAATATTCATCCCAATGTAGCTAGACTACACTTAACTAAATTAGAAGATGTGAACATGTTAATTTCAGAGACTAAAAAGACAGGTAAAGGTGGAAGACCTAGTAGGCTTTATCGACTATCAGATGATGTAATACAGTTGCACTTCCCTGCTCGTGATTATAAGCTTCTTGCAAAGATTGCTATACGTTCAATGATGTCGCTCGGTGAGGCTGGTAAAGATGCATTATATGAAACTGGAAGAGTGTTTGGTCAAGAGCTAGTTTCTGGCCATTTGTCAGCAAATAGTGGCTCACCATTAGATTTATCTTTTGAACAGAAATTAGAGATTTTAAAGGACGCTTCTGATACAGCTGGGTTCTATCCTGAATTTCATCATAATCTAGATAAAACAAAAATCTTTTTCAAAATCTATAATTGTCCTTTCAAGGAAGTTGCAAAAACGAATCATGAAACCATCTGTAGGATGCATTTTGCCTTTATAAATGGAATGTTTTCTGTTTTATTTAATGATGTTGAGTTAATTGAAGAAGAAAATATGATGTTAAATTGTGAATCTTGCAGCTATCAAGCACTTATTTCGAATTAA
- a CDS encoding DUF2626 domain-containing protein — MDRMFRVLGFWTGIFAVMFYLGHMEQTALLFFAQTGFFILLSYLKLSERMYIYVFGAYLAIFFAGFTYWTTFMMVPGATH, encoded by the coding sequence ATGGATCGTATGTTCCGCGTATTAGGATTTTGGACAGGTATATTCGCAGTAATGTTTTACCTTGGCCACATGGAGCAAACTGCATTACTTTTCTTTGCTCAAACTGGATTCTTTATTCTTTTAAGTTATTTAAAATTGTCTGAACGTATGTATATTTATGTTTTCGGCGCATATTTAGCAATTTTCTTTGCTGGATTTACCTACTGGACAACATTTATGATGGTTCCTGGGGCAACCCATTAA
- a CDS encoding class I SAM-dependent methyltransferase has protein sequence MIDYLKHVISESKTGQIPYDDYMNIVLYHPDFGYYMKQKEKIGKGGDFITTSNISNVFGILFADVFLKLFSKVELKPHLCEIGGGNGRFAKAILDQVHSKDPDLYDRLTYTLIESSPYHQSLQQSILETHRGIEQFQSVEDMQKTYPEFNGIIFSNELYDAFPVSVIEKHNNELYEVMVALDNEGKLVERYIPLSNKAILTYLEEQNISLKEKQRFEVPLAMQEHIEKLGIWLNKGIVITVDYGYTNEEWKLPEHSKGSLRGYYKHQLVESALEHPGEMDLTTHIHFDSLVTAGEKSGLNYVTKLRQDRFLLAAGILDYLQEHHDTNPFSEKSKQNRALRSLIMEGSMSAAFHVVIQEKNISIAWDEILTSW, from the coding sequence ATGATAGATTATTTAAAACATGTAATTTCCGAGTCTAAAACAGGTCAAATACCTTATGATGACTATATGAATATCGTATTATACCATCCTGATTTCGGATATTACATGAAGCAAAAAGAAAAAATCGGTAAGGGTGGAGACTTTATAACAACTAGCAACATTTCTAATGTGTTTGGCATTCTTTTTGCAGACGTATTTCTTAAGTTGTTTTCAAAAGTGGAGTTAAAGCCACACCTATGTGAGATTGGTGGAGGAAATGGTCGATTCGCAAAAGCAATTTTAGATCAAGTACATAGTAAAGATCCAGACCTTTATGATCGCCTAACTTATACATTAATCGAAAGTAGTCCTTACCATCAATCACTTCAACAAAGCATACTAGAAACTCATCGTGGCATTGAGCAATTCCAAAGTGTAGAGGATATGCAAAAGACATATCCAGAGTTTAACGGAATCATTTTCTCAAATGAACTTTATGATGCCTTTCCAGTAAGCGTGATTGAAAAGCATAATAATGAGCTGTATGAAGTCATGGTTGCTCTAGATAATGAAGGTAAATTAGTTGAAAGGTACATCCCATTGTCTAATAAAGCAATCCTTACGTACCTTGAAGAACAAAACATCTCTTTAAAAGAAAAGCAGAGATTTGAAGTTCCACTAGCAATGCAAGAGCATATTGAAAAGCTTGGAATATGGCTCAACAAGGGCATAGTCATCACAGTAGATTACGGCTACACAAATGAAGAATGGAAGCTGCCAGAGCATAGCAAAGGTAGTCTAAGAGGATATTATAAGCATCAACTAGTTGAGAGTGCTCTAGAGCATCCGGGAGAGATGGATTTAACAACGCATATTCATTTTGATTCATTGGTGACAGCAGGGGAAAAGAGTGGACTAAATTATGTTACAAAATTAAGGCAAGATCGTTTTTTATTAGCTGCAGGTATTCTCGATTACCTACAAGAACACCATGATACAAACCCTTTTTCGGAAAAAAGTAAACAAAACCGTGCACTTCGTTCATTAATTATGGAAGGTAGCATGAGTGCGGCGTTTCACGTAGTAATCCAAGAGAAAAATATCTCAATAGCATGGGATGAAATCTTAACATCATGGTAA
- a CDS encoding MBL fold metallo-hydrolase, translating into MKWQRVPLGPLSTNAYILSNQQKECVIFDPGGDDQKLISTLNRQGLKPVAILLTHAHFDHIGAVDEVRNQYGIKVYIHESEKKWLGDSSLNGSRFFMGNEVRINDADVHLKEEGKLTVGSFTFELFHTPGHSPGSVSFYHEEAEVVFSGDALFAGSIGRTDLPGGNSELLLSSIHKKLLSLPEETIVLSGHGPETTIQAEMDDNPFLHGF; encoded by the coding sequence ATGAAATGGCAAAGAGTTCCGCTTGGTCCGTTATCGACCAATGCCTATATTTTATCTAATCAACAGAAAGAATGTGTAATATTTGATCCAGGTGGGGACGATCAAAAATTAATTTCGACCCTTAACCGCCAAGGATTGAAGCCTGTAGCAATATTATTAACACATGCTCATTTCGACCATATAGGGGCAGTGGATGAAGTAAGAAATCAATATGGAATCAAAGTATACATACATGAAAGTGAGAAAAAATGGCTTGGTGATTCTTCGTTAAATGGTTCTAGATTCTTTATGGGGAATGAAGTCCGAATAAACGACGCAGATGTCCATCTTAAGGAAGAAGGAAAGTTAACAGTAGGTTCATTTACGTTTGAGCTATTCCATACACCAGGGCATTCACCAGGTAGTGTTTCTTTCTACCATGAGGAAGCGGAAGTTGTCTTTTCAGGTGACGCTCTATTTGCTGGAAGTATCGGGCGTACAGACCTTCCTGGCGGGAATTCTGAGCTACTTCTTTCAAGCATCCATAAGAAGCTTCTTTCTTTACCAGAAGAAACAATCGTTTTATCTGGACATGGACCTGAGACAACTATTCAGGCTGAGATGGACGATAATCCGTTTTTGCATGGGTTTTAG
- a CDS encoding DUF2759 domain-containing protein, with product MGLVIIFALVTIFSVFGALHSIRTKNLLGIMFSLGTVAVFGWFTIMTVLNHGFPVAH from the coding sequence ATGGGTCTAGTAATTATTTTTGCATTAGTAACTATTTTTTCTGTTTTTGGTGCATTACACTCGATTCGCACTAAAAACCTACTTGGGATTATGTTTTCACTAGGAACTGTAGCTGTTTTTGGTTGGTTCACAATCATGACAGTACTAAACCATGGTTTCCCTGTAGCACACTAA
- a CDS encoding MTH1187 family thiamine-binding protein → MAIVDVTVIPIGTDSPSVSKYVAEIQKILESYKEKGTINFQLTPMSTLIEGELPSLFEVIQAIHEAPFNQGIQRVATNIRIDDRRDKKVKMNDKLESVRSKM, encoded by the coding sequence TTGGCTATTGTAGATGTAACCGTTATCCCTATAGGGACAGATTCACCAAGTGTGAGTAAGTATGTGGCTGAAATACAAAAAATCCTTGAGAGTTACAAGGAGAAGGGTACTATAAACTTTCAGTTAACTCCAATGAGCACACTAATTGAGGGAGAGTTACCTTCTCTCTTTGAAGTTATTCAAGCGATTCACGAGGCACCTTTTAATCAAGGTATACAGCGAGTGGCAACGAATATTCGAATTGATGATAGACGTGATAAAAAAGTTAAGATGAATGATAAACTCGAAAGTGTTCGGAGTAAAATGTAA
- a CDS encoding M14 family metallopeptidase — MRIRVRTGDSLWYYSQLFALPLQLVLDSNRNLNVSNVQVGQEINIPGFRKLSYTIKKGDTFWGVATKRNIAVDAIQLLNPDKDPNTLQVGEEIFVPSRVTEPIVNSNREYDSTLMSKDLNNMSDIYPFVRYQSIGKSVLGKDIQEIQIGNGPKRVHINGSFHANEWITTAIIMKFVNQFLLSLTNMSSLRGFTTNPFYQEVTLSIVPMVNPDGVDLVLNGPPNIEPYKSDVVEINNGSLDFSNWKANIRGVDLNNQYPAEWEIEKERKEPKALAPRDYPGDAPLTEPEAIAIAELTRQGDYSRVLAFHTQGEEFYWGYEDLEPPYAEVIANEFERVSGYKSVRFIDSHAGYKDWFIQEWRRPGFTIELGEGVNPLPLTQFDEIYEESLGIFLASMYM, encoded by the coding sequence ATGCGAATTAGAGTTCGAACAGGGGATTCACTCTGGTACTATAGTCAGCTGTTTGCACTACCATTACAGTTAGTTCTTGATTCAAACCGTAACCTAAATGTGTCAAATGTTCAGGTTGGTCAAGAAATTAATATTCCAGGGTTTCGTAAGCTTTCTTATACAATTAAAAAAGGTGACACCTTTTGGGGAGTTGCCACGAAAAGAAATATTGCAGTTGATGCCATTCAATTGTTAAATCCAGACAAGGATCCAAATACACTCCAAGTTGGTGAAGAAATATTTGTCCCATCTAGGGTCACAGAACCTATTGTGAATTCAAATAGAGAGTACGACTCAACTTTAATGAGTAAAGACCTTAATAATATGTCAGATATATATCCATTTGTAAGATATCAGTCTATTGGTAAATCTGTCTTGGGGAAAGACATTCAAGAAATACAAATTGGAAACGGACCCAAGCGCGTTCACATTAACGGGTCATTTCATGCAAACGAATGGATTACTACAGCTATTATCATGAAATTTGTTAACCAGTTTTTACTTTCCCTAACGAACATGTCTTCATTACGGGGATTTACGACAAATCCATTTTATCAGGAGGTTACCCTTTCTATAGTCCCGATGGTAAACCCTGATGGTGTTGATTTGGTTTTAAATGGCCCTCCTAATATAGAACCCTATAAAAGCGATGTGGTCGAAATAAATAATGGAAGCCTTGATTTTTCTAATTGGAAGGCCAATATACGTGGTGTAGATTTAAATAATCAATACCCTGCAGAATGGGAAATTGAAAAAGAGCGTAAAGAGCCTAAAGCTCTAGCTCCCCGTGACTATCCTGGCGATGCTCCACTAACAGAGCCCGAAGCTATTGCGATAGCAGAATTAACGAGGCAAGGAGATTATTCTAGAGTGTTAGCGTTTCATACCCAAGGGGAAGAATTCTATTGGGGCTACGAAGATTTGGAGCCTCCATACGCAGAAGTGATTGCGAATGAATTTGAAAGAGTTAGTGGATATAAGTCTGTCCGCTTTATTGATAGCCATGCTGGATACAAGGATTGGTTCATTCAAGAATGGCGACGTCCGGGCTTTACTATTGAATTAGGAGAAGGAGTCAATCCGTTACCTTTAACACAATTTGACGAAATATACGAAGAAAGCCTAGGTATATTTTTAGCGTCCATGTATATGTAG
- a CDS encoding LTA synthase family protein, producing the protein MRKFSFSKIKFLALTTVLLWIKTYIVYKTSFDIKIESPMQEFILFINPLSFLLLVFGLAFFIKEKRRNAYILTVSIITSFILFANVVFYRFFNDFITIPVLFQTSNMGDLGSSFTELFKFTDLLLFVDVAVILAIVLLKPNFASIESFTKKERRTYFITVAAVFFFNLGLAEAERPQLLTRTFDREMLVKNIGTYNYHIYDIVLQSKSSAQRAMADSSSFIEIENYLKANQKKPNEELFGLAQGKNVIVISLESTQSFVINEKIDGQEITPFLNDFIKDSYYFDNFYHQTGQGKTSDSEFLLDNSLYPIGRGAVFFTHSGNEFTATPEIIKDYGYYSSVLHANDKSFWNRDIMYGALGYDRFFEINDYVVNEENSVGWGLKDLDFFEQSIAHLKSQPQPFYSKFITLTNHFPFELDPEDKMVNEFTSNSRTLNRYFPTVRYQDEAVKHFITRLKEEGLYDNSIIIMYGDHYGISENHNVAMEQFLGREVTPFESVQLQRVPFIIHIPGVTDKDPQTYSKVSGQIDLKPTILHLLGIDTKEDVHFGSDVFSKQKLSFAVLRDGSFITENYVYTKNTCYDKSTGEPTKEAYCEPFMKKAKQELEYSDQIVYGDLLRFYNGKSYQDQSQNLKQ; encoded by the coding sequence ATGCGAAAGTTTTCGTTCTCTAAAATTAAATTTTTAGCTCTAACAACCGTATTGTTATGGATAAAAACCTATATAGTCTATAAAACTAGCTTCGATATAAAAATAGAGTCTCCTATGCAGGAGTTTATACTTTTTATAAATCCATTAAGCTTTTTACTATTGGTATTTGGTCTAGCATTCTTTATTAAAGAGAAAAGAAGAAATGCATATATTCTAACAGTAAGTATTATTACATCATTTATCTTATTTGCGAATGTTGTATTTTACCGTTTCTTTAACGACTTTATTACCATTCCAGTCTTGTTCCAAACGAGCAATATGGGGGATTTAGGTAGCAGCTTCACAGAACTATTTAAATTCACAGATTTACTTCTATTTGTAGATGTTGCGGTAATCCTTGCTATTGTTTTATTAAAACCTAACTTTGCAAGTATTGAGTCATTCACGAAGAAAGAACGTAGAACGTATTTTATTACTGTTGCTGCAGTGTTCTTCTTTAACCTTGGTTTAGCAGAAGCAGAAAGACCACAATTGTTAACTCGTACGTTTGATAGAGAAATGCTAGTAAAGAACATTGGTACGTATAACTATCACATTTATGATATTGTGCTACAATCCAAATCTTCGGCACAACGTGCAATGGCTGATAGTAGTTCATTTATTGAAATTGAGAACTATTTAAAAGCAAACCAAAAGAAACCTAATGAAGAATTATTTGGATTGGCACAAGGTAAGAACGTGATTGTCATTTCTTTGGAGTCTACTCAAAGCTTTGTAATTAATGAAAAGATTGACGGACAAGAAATCACTCCATTTTTAAATGATTTTATTAAAGATAGCTACTATTTTGATAACTTTTACCACCAAACTGGGCAAGGTAAAACATCAGATTCAGAGTTTTTATTAGACAATTCCCTATATCCAATTGGAAGAGGGGCAGTTTTCTTCACACATAGTGGTAATGAATTTACAGCTACTCCAGAGATTATTAAAGATTATGGTTATTACTCTTCAGTTCTTCATGCTAACGATAAGAGTTTCTGGAACCGTGACATTATGTATGGAGCATTAGGTTATGATCGTTTCTTTGAAATTAATGATTATGTTGTAAATGAAGAAAATTCTGTGGGCTGGGGATTGAAGGACTTGGATTTCTTTGAACAATCCATTGCACATCTAAAATCTCAACCACAACCGTTTTATTCAAAGTTTATTACGTTAACAAATCATTTTCCGTTTGAACTAGACCCAGAAGATAAAATGGTAAATGAATTCACATCAAATAGCCGAACATTGAATCGCTACTTTCCAACTGTTCGTTACCAAGATGAGGCTGTTAAACACTTCATTACTCGTTTAAAAGAAGAAGGTTTGTATGATAATTCGATTATTATTATGTATGGTGACCATTACGGTATTTCTGAAAACCATAACGTAGCAATGGAACAATTCTTAGGTCGTGAAGTTACACCATTTGAATCAGTGCAACTTCAACGTGTGCCATTTATTATTCATATCCCTGGTGTAACAGATAAGGATCCACAAACTTATTCTAAGGTTTCTGGCCAGATCGATTTAAAACCAACTATCCTTCATTTATTGGGTATTGATACGAAAGAGGATGTTCACTTTGGTTCTGATGTTTTCTCTAAACAAAAATTATCATTTGCTGTTTTAAGAGATGGAAGTTTCATCACTGAAAACTATGTTTACACAAAAAATACGTGTTATGATAAATCAACTGGAGAACCAACTAAAGAAGCATACTGTGAGCCATTCATGAAAAAGGCTAAGCAAGAATTAGAATACTCTGATCAAATCGTTTACGGAGATCTACTTCGTTTCTATAATGGAAAGTCTTATCAAGATCAATCACAAAATTTAAAGCAATAA